Proteins from one Camelina sativa cultivar DH55 chromosome 8, Cs, whole genome shotgun sequence genomic window:
- the LOC104707459 gene encoding probable phospholipid hydroperoxide glutathione peroxidase 6, mitochondrial codes for MFRSSVRLLYITRISSPLLRRSSSRLPLFSSAKPFLNSHRITLTSLPIFATGAKLSRSDHSMAASSESKSIYDFTVKDAKGNDVDLNIYKGKVLLIVNVASQCGLTNSNYTELAQLYEKYKDQGFEILAFPCNQFGNQEPGSNEEIVQFACTRFKAEYPIFDKVDVNGEKAAPIYKFLKASKGGLFGDGIKWNFAKFLVDKDGNVVDRYAPTTSPLSIEKDLKKLLGVKA; via the exons ATGTTTAGATCCTCCGTTCGTCTTCTCTATATAACCAGAATCAGTTCTCCTCTGCTTCGACGTTCATCATCGcgtcttcctctgttttcatcGGCGAAACCTTTTCTCAATTCTCATCGGATCACCCTTACTTCTCTTCCAATCTTCGCAACGGGAGCTAAACTTTCTAGATCGGATCATTCCATGGCTGCTTCTTCCGAATCCAAATCTATTTACGATTTCACCGTCAAG GATGCTAAGGGAAACGATGTTGATCTGAACATCTACAAAGGGAAGGTTCTCTTGATTGTGAACGTTGCTTCTCAATg TGGATTGACTAATTCGAACTATACTGAGCTTGCACAGCTTTATGAGAAGTACAAAGaccaag gtTTTGAGATTCTTGCATTCCCCTGTAACCAGTTTGGGAATCAAGAGCCTGGTTCTAATGAAGAGATTGTTCAGTTTGCTTGTACCCGTTTCAAGGCTGAGTACCCCATTTTCGACAAG GTTGATGTGAACGGTGAGAAAGCTGCACCAATCTACAAGTTTCTGAAAGCAAGCAAAGGCGGGCTTTTTGGAGACGGCATCAAGTGGAACTTTGCTAAGTTCTTGGTTGACAAAGATGGGAATGTGGTTGACCGTTACGCGCCAACTACTTCTCCTCTCAGCATTGAG AAGGACCTGAAGAAGCTGTTGGGAGTTAAAGCTTAA
- the LOC104707457 gene encoding putative F-box protein At4g11580: MDIIMGASRVCFYWFLASHNKILWNTIDLTKLKHKGKNVLDYKYRVDKEALSYSNLSIKMSRFFFNFCRVRHTKLKNVIVEITKLSRTAPCNVFFSFNSYLQKEDLMFVAKRMPNIEKLALPVSWSLYKELNSFRFAFSQWKNLKTLIMANDFTWGSFEIRVLGESCSNLNNLKLVGFYILGNDAAEGIVHYLQSLSRLSLRCSLIDVEVVLLLIRGLRNLAILNLTQYKILRWYFMMNDVVQAATQNLDKLITCSEYDCQVCKDRSRMFREQKFYEKHWQNDEIKELDF, encoded by the exons ATGGACATTATCATGGGAGCTTCACGTGTATGCTTCTATTGGTTCCTTGCCTCTCACAACAAAATACTGTGGAACACCATCGACCTCACCAAGCTCAAACACAAGGGAAAAAACGTCCTCGACTACAAATACCGGGTCGATAAAGAAGCCCTAAGCTATAGTAATCTTTCAATTAAGATGAGCCGGTTCTTCTTTAACTTTTGTAGAGTAAGACACACAAAACTCAAGAATGTAATTGTTGAGATCACTAAGTTGAGCCGCACGGCTCCGTGTAATGTGTTCTTTAGCTTTAATTCCTATTTACAAAAGGAGGACCTCATGTTTGTTGCTAAGAG GATGCCAAACATAGAGAAACTTGCTTTACCAGTTTCATGGTCATTGTATAAAGAGCTGAACTCATTTAGGTTTGCGTTTAGTCAGTGGAAGAACCTTAAAACATTGATCATGGCTAATGACTTTACCTGGGGCTCATTCGAGATTCGAGTGTTGGGAGAGAGCTGTAGTAACCTCAACAACTTGAAACTTGtaggtttttatattttgggAAACGACGCTGCTGAAGGAATCGTGCATTACCTCCAGAGCCTCTCTAGGTTGAGTTTGCGATGCTCTTTGATCGATGTTGAAGTAGTTCTCCTGCTAATCAGAGGTCTTCGAAACCTCGCGATCCTTAACTTGACACAATACAAAATCTTGCGCTGGTATTTTATGATGAATGATGTTGTACAAGCTGCCACTCAGAATCTTGACAAACTTATCACATGTTCAGAATACGATTGCCAAGTTTGCAAAGATCGATCTCGCATGTTCCGGGAGCAGAAGTTTTACGAGAAGCATTGGCAAAACGACGAGATAAAGGAACTTGAtttctga